From a single Streptomyces cinnamoneus genomic region:
- the hypA gene encoding hydrogenase maturation nickel metallochaperone HypA, whose amino-acid sequence MHELSIAAAIVERAAETAGRHGAARVAAVRVRVGELAGVVPDALRFSFEVAREGTVLETARLLIEEVPGRARCAHCAEHFAVGMPPLLWCPRCDRPAEDLTGGRELEITGIELEEEASV is encoded by the coding sequence ATGCACGAGTTGTCCATCGCCGCCGCGATCGTCGAACGGGCGGCGGAGACGGCCGGCCGGCACGGCGCCGCGCGCGTCGCGGCGGTGCGGGTGCGCGTCGGCGAGCTGGCGGGTGTCGTCCCCGACGCGCTGCGGTTCTCGTTCGAGGTCGCCCGGGAGGGAACCGTGCTGGAGACCGCCCGGCTCCTGATCGAGGAGGTGCCCGGCCGCGCCCGCTGCGCGCACTGCGCGGAGCACTTCGCGGTGGGCATGCCGCCCCTGCTGTGGTGCCCGCGCTGCGACCGCCCGGCGGAGGACCTGACCGGCGGGCGGGAGCTGGAGATCACCGGAATCGAGCTGGAGGAAGAGGCGAGCGTGTGA
- a CDS encoding enoyl-CoA hydratase-related protein, with amino-acid sequence MRVLLIASAFNSLTQRVFAELGDHGHTPAVAVADGDEALREAVARHHPELIVAPMLTTAIPPDVCASHTCLVVHPGPPGDRGPSSLDRAVQEGVRRWGVTVLQAEEEMDAGPVWAAEGFTVPPGVTKSDLYRGEMADAAVAAVLRAVDRFRSGCWEPRSQEGLRVRSLPYLRQSGRRIDWEGQDTESVLRTLRAADSQPGVRDELLGEEWFLHGGHYEDRLRGTPGRVLATRAGAICRATADAAVWIPQLRRARTDTEPAGIKLPAVRALGDRLPDVPEVTAPLEMPAHRRTWSDIRYAEQGEVGFVRFRFPGGAMSTVQCRRLLAAWRFARSRPTSVIVLGGERDFFSNGIHLNVIEAAADPAAESWANINAMDDLVEAVLTTTDRLVVAALPGNAAAGGAMLALAADEVWCRAGAVLNPHYRLMGLYGSEYWTYTLPRRVGADGARALLDEAAPVGAARARYLGLVDRVVAMPPGEFAAEVTRMAADLLGECDVQTRIAAKKAARERDEAARPLAAYREHELERMRSTFFDRGAPYHALRSAFVRKRPAPGAANRLEALSTPGRHVEIAEKKPVCQI; translated from the coding sequence GTGCGCGTCCTGCTCATCGCCAGCGCGTTCAACAGCCTCACGCAGCGCGTCTTCGCCGAACTCGGTGACCACGGGCACACCCCCGCCGTGGCCGTGGCGGACGGGGACGAGGCGCTGCGGGAGGCGGTCGCCCGCCACCACCCGGAGCTGATCGTCGCGCCCATGCTCACGACGGCGATCCCACCGGACGTGTGCGCGAGCCACACCTGTCTGGTCGTCCACCCCGGGCCGCCCGGGGACCGGGGACCGTCCTCCCTGGACCGGGCGGTGCAGGAGGGGGTGCGCCGCTGGGGCGTGACGGTGCTTCAGGCGGAGGAGGAGATGGACGCCGGGCCCGTCTGGGCGGCCGAGGGGTTCACTGTGCCGCCGGGGGTCACCAAGAGCGACCTCTACCGCGGTGAGATGGCCGACGCCGCCGTGGCCGCCGTGCTGCGGGCCGTGGACCGCTTCCGCTCGGGGTGCTGGGAGCCGAGGTCGCAGGAGGGGCTGCGGGTGCGCAGCCTTCCGTACCTGCGGCAGAGCGGGCGCCGGATCGACTGGGAGGGCCAGGACACCGAGTCCGTCCTGCGCACGCTGCGGGCGGCCGACTCGCAGCCGGGCGTGCGGGACGAACTGCTGGGCGAGGAGTGGTTCCTCCACGGCGGGCACTACGAGGACCGGCTGCGGGGGACACCGGGGCGGGTCCTGGCCACCCGGGCCGGCGCGATCTGCCGGGCCACGGCCGACGCGGCGGTGTGGATCCCCCAGTTGCGCCGGGCCCGCACCGACACGGAGCCCGCGGGGATCAAACTGCCCGCCGTGCGGGCGCTCGGCGACCGGCTGCCGGACGTCCCGGAGGTGACCGCGCCGCTGGAGATGCCCGCGCACCGGCGCACCTGGAGCGACATCCGGTACGCCGAACAGGGCGAGGTGGGCTTCGTCCGGTTCCGTTTCCCCGGCGGGGCCATGAGCACGGTGCAGTGCCGCCGGTTGCTCGCCGCCTGGCGGTTCGCCCGTTCGCGGCCCACGTCGGTGATCGTGCTGGGCGGTGAGCGGGACTTCTTCTCCAACGGCATCCACCTGAACGTCATCGAGGCGGCCGCCGACCCGGCGGCGGAGTCCTGGGCCAACATCAACGCGATGGACGATCTGGTGGAGGCGGTGCTGACCACCACCGACCGGCTCGTCGTCGCCGCCCTGCCCGGCAACGCGGCGGCCGGCGGCGCGATGCTCGCGCTCGCCGCCGACGAGGTGTGGTGCCGGGCGGGCGCCGTACTCAACCCCCACTACCGCCTCATGGGGCTCTACGGCTCCGAGTACTGGACCTACACCCTGCCCCGGCGCGTGGGCGCGGACGGGGCCCGGGCGCTGCTGGACGAGGCGGCGCCCGTCGGCGCGGCCCGGGCCCGGTACCTGGGCCTGGTGGACCGGGTCGTCGCCATGCCGCCGGGGGAGTTCGCGGCGGAGGTCACCCGGATGGCCGCGGACCTCCTCGGTGAATGCGACGTCCAGACGCGGATCGCGGCGAAGAAGGCCGCCCGCGAGCGCGACGAGGCGGCCAGGCCCCTGGCCGCCTACCGGGAACACGAGCTGGAACGCATGCGGAGCACCTTCTTCGACCGTGGCGCGCCCTACCACGCCCTGCGGTCGGCGTTCGTGCGCAAACGGCCCGCCCCGGGCGCCGCGAACCGCCTGGAGGCCCTCTCCACACCGGGACGACACGTGGAAATTGCCGAGAAAAAGCCGGTATGTCAGATTTAA